TGCTGTACGCCAAGCAGGTCATGGCCGAGATGGGCGCCGGCGGCGACCCCCCGAAGTACCCGCGCGCGTACGTGGAACCGAACCCGGCCGTGTGGTCCAGGCTGACGAACCTGGAGCGCCTGACCCGCCGCGTTCTGACCGAGCAGCGGCTGCTGACCGAGGGCACCGCGTACCGACTGGACGAACTGCGCGACATGCTGGCCCTGCTCAGCAAGGCGACCGGCGCGCAGCTGTCAGGCAAGCTGCTCTCCCGCGACGAGAACGACCGGCTGCACTTCTACGGCGGCTGGCTGGAGCAGATGAAGATGTCCAGCGCCGACGCTGACGGCCCGGAAGGCGGCAGCCCCGAATTCGACGAGAACGCCATGGCGGCTGTCGTGGCCGACGTCGCCACGGCCGAGAACACCGCACTGCAGGAAGGCACCGGGTTCATTCACGACCTGTACGCGGTGGTGCCGGACTGGAACGGCCGGCTTCAGGTCGCGCACGGCGGGGTGTACAGCCAGTACGAGTTCACGGTCCCGAGCAGCGGCCGCCTGACCGACGAGGCGTGGCGCGCGCAGCTCAGCCGCAATCAGTTGCCGCCCGCGCACCCCTGGCTCGACGGCATCGTGGTGAAGTGAGGGCCCGCGTTCTGGTCGCCGGACTGCTGCTTGTGGGCCTGACCTCCGGCGGCCGGGACACGCCGGTGCTCACGTTCGCCCTGGCCGGGGACCTCAACCTGGCCCGCGGCGCGCAGCAGGTGCACGGTCCGGCCTGGGCCGGCGCGTTCACCGAGGTGCAGGCGGCCCTGCGGGGCGACGTGGTGCTCGCCAACCTCGAGTCGCCCCTGACCGGCCAGCCCAGGCTGACCGGCGGCATCGACCTGCGGGCCTCGCCTGCAGCGGTCCGTGCGCTGACGCCGTTCACGCACCTGAGCGTGGAGAACAACCACGCGCTGGACGGCGGCCCCGCGGGCCAGGCAGAGAACCGCCGGCTCCTGCGCGAGCAGGGCGTCACCCCGGTCACCCGCGCGCCCCTGTACCGGTCGGTCCGCGGCGTGCGGGTGGCGCTGCTGGCGTACCTGGACGACGGGTCACCGCTTCCTCTGG
This is a stretch of genomic DNA from Deinococcus ficus. It encodes these proteins:
- a CDS encoding CapA family protein, which encodes MRARVLVAGLLLVGLTSGGRDTPVLTFALAGDLNLARGAQQVHGPAWAGAFTEVQAALRGDVVLANLESPLTGQPRLTGGIDLRASPAAVRALTPFTHLSVENNHALDGGPAGQAENRRLLREQGVTPVTRAPLYRSVRGVRVALLAYLDDGSPLPLAQVRAARREAPVVVVMPHWGAEYGSTTARQRQQARLLVQAGATLIVGSGPHVLQGSERLGPALVLYSLGNLLFDQPYPDAWLGAVVRVQVQGQQVQACAVPTLTRAGRVQYARGPEVGRALARLGMPACPAGRAAS